TAAATGGGATCTCGATGAAGTAAAAGTTGAGGACTTAGGTTTAGTAAAATATATCTGCTTAGATGAAACTTTAGTTCCACATACTTCTGGAAGACACGTAAAAAGACAATTCGCAAAATCTAAAGTATCTATTGTTGAAAGATTAATGAACAAAATCATGAGAACTCATCTCAACTCAGGTAAGAAAAACAAAGCTTACAACATCGTAAAAGATGCTTTAGAAATCATTAATAAAAGAACTAAAAAGAATCCAGTTCAAGTTTTAGTTACTGCAGTTGAAAACACTGCACCTCGTGAAGAAACTACCCGTATCAAATACGGTGGTATTGGATACCAAGTAGCAGTCGACATTTCTCCACAAAGGAGAGTTGACTTATCCTTAGGTTTCTTGACCAGAGGTACTTTACAATCTTCATTCAAAAACAGAAAATCTGTTGCTGAATGTTTAGCTGACGAATTAATTCTTGCATCTGAAGAAGATTCAAGAAGCTTTGCTTTACAAAAAGCTGAAGAGAAAGAAAGAGTTGCTAAAGCAGCACACTAATCATATTTAATGTTTATTTATTCAGGTGGTTATTTTGAGTAGAAGAGACAAAATGATTGCAAAAATCAAAGAATTAATGTATGAACCAGATCAAATCAGAAACATTGGTATCTGTGCTCACATCGATCACGGTAAAACCACTTTATCTGATAACCTCTTAGCAGGTGCAGGAATGATTTCCGAAGAACTTGCTGGTGACCAAAGATTCTTGGATTTTGACGAACAAGAACAAGCTCGTGGTATCACTATCGATGCAGCTAACGTATCCATGGTACACGATTACAAAGAAAAAGAATACTTAATTAACTTAATCGATACTCCAGGTCACGTTGACTTCGGTGGGGACGTAACTCGTGCTATGAGAGCTGTAGATGGTGCAGTAGTTGTAGTTTGTGCTGTAGAAGGTATCATGCCTCAAACTGAAACTGTATTCAGACAAGCATTAAAAGAAAACGTTAAACCAGTTTTATTCATTAACAAAGTTGACAGATTAATCAACGAGTTAAAATTAGAACCTGAAGAGTTACAAAACAGATTCTTAAAAATCTTCATGGAAGCTAACAAGTTAATCAGAAACATGGCTCCTGAAGACAAAAAAGAAGAATGGAAATTAGACTTCACTGATGGTAGTGTAGCATTCGGTTCCGCATACCACAACTGGGCTATTAACGTCCCAACTATGCAAGAAACTGGAATTAACTTCAAAGACATTATTGATTACTGTAATGCTGAAAACGAAAAAGAATTAGCTCAAAAAGTACCTTTATCCGATGTATTATTAGGTATGGTAGTAGAACACTTACCTTCACCTAAAGTAGCACAAGAATACAGGGTACCTAACATCTGGGATGGAGACATCGACTCACCTGCTGGTGAATGTATGGTCAACACTTCCCCTGACGGACCTTTAGCTGTAATGGTTACCAACGTATCTGTAGATAAACACGCTGGTGAAATCGCTACCGGTAGGGTATACGGTGGAGCTATCGAAAAAGGTACAGAAGTATATATGGTTGGATCTCACGGTAAATCCAGAGTACAACAAGTAGGTGTATACTTCGGTCCTGAAAGAGTTAACACCGATAAGGTTCCTGCAGGTAACATTGTATATGTTGCTGGTGCAAAAGGAGCTATCGCTGGTGAAACCTTATGTTCCCCTGATCACAAGATTAAAGAGTTCGAAGGTTTAGAACACATTTCAGAACCAGTAGTTACCGTTGCTGTAGAAGCTAAAAATACCAAAGACTTACCAAAATTAATTGAAGTATTAAGACAAACTGGTAAAGAAGACCCTACAGTTAAAATTGATATTAACGAAGAAACCGGTGAACACTTAGTATCCGGTATGGGTGAGCTTCACTTAGAAGTTATCGGTTACAGAATCAACGAAAAAGGTGTAGACATCACTACATCCGAACCTATTGTTGTATACAGGGAAACTGTAAGACAATTATCTCCACAAGTTGAAGGTAAATCCCCTAACAAACACAACAGATTCTACATTACTGTTGAACCTATTGAACCTGAACTCTATAACGCAATCCAAGATGGTGACATCAAAGAAGGTAGAGTAAAAGGTAAAGAATCAGCTAACGACTTTATGGAATACGGTTTAGATAAAGAAGAAGCTAGAAGAGTATGGGCTGTTCACAACAGAAGTATCTTCCTTAACATGACTCGTGGTATTCAATACTTGGATGAAGTAAAAGAGTTATTACTTGAAGGATTCGAATCCACTTTAGAAAGCGGTCCTTTAGGTGAAGAAATCTCCATGGGATTAAAATTCAAACTCCATGACGCAAAACTTCACGAAGACGCAGTTCACAGAGGACCTGCACAAGTATTACCTGCTATCAGGAACGCTATCTTAGGTTCCATGATGCTTGCTGAACCTGCATTACTTGAACCAATGCAAAAAGTAGTTATTGACACTCCTAATGATTACATGGGTGCATGTACTCGTGAAATCCAAAACAGAAGAGGTCAAATCGTCAACATGGGTCAAGAAGGAGATATGGCAAGAATCGAATCTAAAGTGCCTGTAGCTGAAATGTTTGGTTTCGCTGGAGATATCAGATCTGCT
This uncultured Methanobrevibacter sp. DNA region includes the following protein-coding sequences:
- a CDS encoding elongation factor EF-2; amino-acid sequence: MSRRDKMIAKIKELMYEPDQIRNIGICAHIDHGKTTLSDNLLAGAGMISEELAGDQRFLDFDEQEQARGITIDAANVSMVHDYKEKEYLINLIDTPGHVDFGGDVTRAMRAVDGAVVVVCAVEGIMPQTETVFRQALKENVKPVLFINKVDRLINELKLEPEELQNRFLKIFMEANKLIRNMAPEDKKEEWKLDFTDGSVAFGSAYHNWAINVPTMQETGINFKDIIDYCNAENEKELAQKVPLSDVLLGMVVEHLPSPKVAQEYRVPNIWDGDIDSPAGECMVNTSPDGPLAVMVTNVSVDKHAGEIATGRVYGGAIEKGTEVYMVGSHGKSRVQQVGVYFGPERVNTDKVPAGNIVYVAGAKGAIAGETLCSPDHKIKEFEGLEHISEPVVTVAVEAKNTKDLPKLIEVLRQTGKEDPTVKIDINEETGEHLVSGMGELHLEVIGYRINEKGVDITTSEPIVVYRETVRQLSPQVEGKSPNKHNRFYITVEPIEPELYNAIQDGDIKEGRVKGKESANDFMEYGLDKEEARRVWAVHNRSIFLNMTRGIQYLDEVKELLLEGFESTLESGPLGEEISMGLKFKLHDAKLHEDAVHRGPAQVLPAIRNAILGSMMLAEPALLEPMQKVVIDTPNDYMGACTREIQNRRGQIVNMGQEGDMARIESKVPVAEMFGFAGDIRSAAEGRCLWSTEIAGFEPLPREMQNQIVKEIRQRKGLSAEPFPASHYLGDL
- a CDS encoding 30S ribosomal protein S7, whose protein sequence is MSKLFNKWDLDEVKVEDLGLVKYICLDETLVPHTSGRHVKRQFAKSKVSIVERLMNKIMRTHLNSGKKNKAYNIVKDALEIINKRTKKNPVQVLVTAVENTAPREETTRIKYGGIGYQVAVDISPQRRVDLSLGFLTRGTLQSSFKNRKSVAECLADELILASEEDSRSFALQKAEEKERVAKAAH